CGTTCATAACTAGGCTGGTTGTTTTGATTATAGCTATAGGACAAAACTCCGACGGAATCGCCGCGCTCAGGTGCCGCTGCCATCCGGAATGGCACGATTTCGCTGCCGTGGATCGGGCGATCCAGGCGTAGAATGGCAATGTCATACCCAATTTGTGACTGTGCCTGTGTTCGAAATTGATAGTCTGGATGCAAAAACACCCTCGACACTACCCTGGACGCCTTGACCCGCCGACCATTCAGCCCAGCTTCGAATTTGACAAGGTTTGGTCTGACAGCCCGTCCAGTTTCCTGATTGAACATACAATGTGCTGCCGTCAGCACTAAGTTTGGCGCAATCAATGCACCGGTACACATATTCCGACCAGCAATGTTCAACCGACCAACGGCTTCCCATCCTGGCACCGACTGTGCATTTTTCGACGGATCAGCCGCCGTTGCGCCATTGGGGCTTACCAAAATCAGGCAAGCGACCA
This portion of the Parasedimentitalea marina genome encodes:
- a CDS encoding trypsin-like serine peptidase, giving the protein MKHVLSALVACLILVSPNGATAADPSKNAQSVPGWEAVGRLNIAGRNMCTGALIAPNLVLTAAHCMFNQETGRAVRPNLVKFEAGLNGRRVKASRVVSRVFLHPDYQFRTQAQSQIGYDIAILRLDRPIHGSEIVPFRMAAAPERGDSVGVLSYSYNQNNQPSYERACDVLARQAETLVMNCKVDFGASGAPVLAVTPGQRPRVVSVVSAKAAMGNKRVSIGTTLDQTVQMLIRRAG